The proteins below come from a single Acidovorax sp. NCPPB 4044 genomic window:
- a CDS encoding TonB-dependent siderophore receptor, with product MPCTRPACFRHPSRAARRRRLVAAGLASLVQAIAASQAQAQAPAPAAPEAQLPATEVVGRQQSGQYHAQESEGATRTETPALEVPQAVRVVTRQFVDDLGALRLDDVLDYVAGVSRQNNFGGTWDNIAMRGFVGHEDMGMGLLRNGMPANRGFNAPRDTANVERFEFLKGTMGALYGNSEPGGTVNVVTKAPLWRAAHSVEAYYGSHDARRLALDTTGPIGGSEGEPARLAYRLNVSVEDKDSFRDFVRSRRELVAPAFTWKLAPDTVLRYDGEWLRQRAPLDRGVVSVNGRLGAVPTSRFYGEPRDGDITVDNQTHQFFLEQALSADWNLRAGLQYKRGTLSGLASEPHQYGPAPCQTSVEASGWLCRRLIDRDFRSNDTTVQVDLNGRFATGALRHELLVGAEVSRFRMDQTMMTQAGGGRFAYGIGVFDPVYGAAQRPALTAAAIDRTVDDRTTAFYVQDQIALTPQWKLLAGLRHDRYRGEIDERSGGGITRQEPSATSPRLGLTWLAQPNLAVYASVGKSFRAQAQTTASGQPIAPEIGTAREAGVKWESADQRLGGNVAVFDIRKRNMATWDDDGVHLVPLPGTVRNKGLEAELAGWVAPGWRVALSYTYLDADPQITQFARQSASAFVTHERAAPGGGLLGVGAGVTHVGERRGDTGEPRLPAYTIAKLTAYWNVDRRLRVSLDVDNLFDKTYYHSAYNRVWVMPGSPRQVTLGLQYKF from the coding sequence ATGCCGTGCACGCGCCCCGCATGTTTCCGCCACCCATCGCGCGCCGCGCGCCGCCGCCGGCTCGTCGCCGCGGGCCTCGCGTCCCTGGTGCAGGCCATCGCGGCCTCGCAGGCCCAGGCCCAGGCGCCCGCCCCTGCCGCACCCGAAGCCCAGTTGCCCGCCACCGAGGTGGTGGGCCGCCAGCAGTCCGGCCAGTACCACGCCCAGGAATCCGAGGGCGCCACCAGGACCGAGACCCCGGCCCTCGAAGTGCCGCAGGCCGTGCGCGTGGTCACGCGCCAGTTCGTGGACGACCTGGGCGCGCTGCGCCTGGACGACGTGCTCGACTACGTGGCCGGCGTCTCGCGCCAGAACAACTTCGGCGGCACCTGGGACAACATCGCCATGCGCGGCTTCGTGGGCCACGAGGACATGGGCATGGGCCTTTTGCGCAACGGCATGCCGGCCAACCGCGGCTTCAATGCCCCGCGCGACACCGCCAACGTGGAGCGCTTCGAATTCCTCAAGGGCACGATGGGCGCGCTCTACGGCAACAGCGAGCCCGGCGGCACGGTGAACGTGGTCACCAAGGCCCCGCTCTGGCGCGCCGCGCATTCGGTGGAGGCCTACTACGGCAGCCACGATGCCAGGCGCTTGGCGCTGGACACCACCGGCCCCATCGGCGGCAGCGAGGGCGAGCCCGCGCGCCTGGCCTACCGCCTCAACGTGTCGGTGGAAGACAAGGACAGCTTCCGCGACTTCGTGCGCAGCCGCCGTGAACTGGTCGCACCGGCCTTCACCTGGAAGCTCGCTCCCGACACCGTGCTGCGCTACGACGGCGAATGGCTGCGCCAGCGCGCGCCGCTGGACCGCGGCGTGGTGTCGGTCAACGGCCGGCTGGGCGCGGTGCCCACCTCGCGCTTCTACGGCGAGCCGCGCGACGGCGACATCACCGTGGACAACCAGACGCACCAGTTCTTCCTAGAGCAGGCGCTCTCGGCCGACTGGAACCTGCGCGCGGGCCTGCAGTACAAGCGCGGCACGCTCTCCGGCCTCGCGAGCGAGCCGCACCAGTACGGGCCCGCGCCCTGCCAGACCTCGGTGGAGGCGAGCGGCTGGCTGTGCCGCCGCCTCATCGACCGCGACTTCCGCTCCAACGACACCACGGTGCAGGTCGACCTGAACGGCCGCTTCGCCACGGGTGCGCTGCGCCACGAACTGCTGGTGGGCGCGGAGGTGTCGCGCTTCCGCATGGACCAGACCATGATGACCCAGGCCGGCGGCGGCCGCTTCGCCTACGGCATCGGCGTGTTCGACCCGGTCTACGGCGCCGCGCAGCGCCCGGCCCTCACCGCCGCGGCCATCGACCGCACGGTGGACGACCGCACCACCGCCTTCTACGTGCAGGACCAGATCGCGCTCACGCCGCAGTGGAAGCTGCTGGCCGGCCTGCGGCACGACCGCTACCGCGGCGAGATCGACGAGCGCAGCGGCGGCGGCATCACCCGCCAGGAGCCCAGCGCCACCTCGCCGCGGCTGGGACTCACCTGGCTCGCGCAGCCCAACCTCGCCGTCTATGCCAGCGTGGGCAAGTCCTTCCGCGCGCAGGCGCAGACCACGGCCTCGGGCCAGCCCATCGCGCCCGAGATCGGCACCGCGCGCGAGGCCGGCGTGAAGTGGGAGAGCGCCGACCAGCGCCTGGGCGGCAACGTGGCGGTGTTCGACATCCGCAAGCGCAACATGGCCACCTGGGACGACGACGGCGTGCACCTCGTGCCCCTGCCCGGCACGGTGCGCAACAAGGGCCTGGAGGCCGAACTGGCCGGCTGGGTGGCCCCGGGCTGGCGTGTCGCGCTGAGCTACACCTACCTGGACGCCGACCCGCAGATCACCCAGTTCGCGCGCCAGAGCGCCAGCGCCTTCGTCACGCACGAACGCGCGGCCCCCGGCGGCGGCCTGCTGGGCGTGGGCGCGGGCGTCACCCACGTGGGCGAGCGCCGCGGCGACACCGGCGAGCCGCGCCTGCCGGCCTACACCATCGCCAAGCTCACGGCCTACTGGAACGTGGACCGGCGCCTGCGCGTCTCGCTCGACGTGGACAACCTGTTCGACAAGACCTACTACCACAGCGCCTACAACCGCGTCTGGGTGATGCCGGGCAGCCCGCGCCAGGTCACGCTGGGCCTGCAGTACAAGTTCTGA
- a CDS encoding RHS repeat-associated core domain-containing protein, whose product MPKAARLHDPISHTYAREGHAAGAAAAVGIEFGAAVAIGAVVGTIACPGLGTAAGIAIGIGVALASFVVAHAFSLVGDFVQSFGEAFGRSFSSDCGTLTATGSATVFINGQPAIRTGLDVAECAKHSMPPSLVIFGSENVFIDSYRAAREGDCVDCEAKISKGSDDVFIGGESVPIANFRVREVPQSDRDFASKARFWAGILGGATGALKAGVKCFGMAVLTGVAGAKVMGEIMPSFDGGHSTATRWGDGAGTGLGNFLQGKPVHVVTGAKVLLGDDDTDFSLPGVLPIVWRRTYASCDARTGALGTGWSLPFGVELVFEGGKAHFIDEAGRDIPFDDLPSGGQMFSVPEGLQLSRGENGAYFIGMPAMGWIYCFGQRTGDSDGERLGLLQWADFNGNTIDFHRDADGVVRHVTDSAGHRLALRYAQAQSGGLRLVRVDLTAGGPAGTLVEYRYDGHGQLAQVIDRLGRCVRRFDWEGTTLVAQTFASGLVARYRWDRPGPAGRVVHHWLEDAAPGLPATAWTFEYGLPGERPGDRRTRVTDHLGRVQLFDHDADQNVTRIEDPLGQVQRMEWNGLWQLLAWTRADGTRFTFAYDRLGNLTGATDPLGQTARLDWHERLQRVRAATAVDGTRWHYAYDDRGNRTEVLGPPLEPGAPPHIPGDEGEARWRESTLHGPRGLPVVTIDANGGRQQWAWDERALLVRHTDCSGKATRFEYDAHGFLRSRTDALGQTTRYVHDALGRLLSVTRADGSAQRYGYDGADRLVWAGDSGHRLTHYRYDIHGKLLALQYPGGGAVHLGYDAAHRLASLVGENGATYRFAYDAANRMAQEARPDGSRRSFAHDPLGRVVAMREDPGEDDVIEQSIAGHAPAAPIQTAYERDAIGRLVDKRVQALVRSPSPHDRIAHRFAYDRMNRIVQAQTLDGETRSPAQVLEFGYSALGDLVSESARDTDAGTHTTLRHTHDPLGNRLSTELPDGRVLRQLHYGSGHVHQISLDGVVVADIERDDLHREVLRTQGRWASRWAYDPLGRQRAQWTQSAGLRVSSDWAGRVDDGASMPWGASASDGLRKQWDYDASGELARTRHSRNGETRYRYDPAGHVLSATLQALGSAGTASPALRQALHEVFHYDPAGNRLDAPVSQGGQGAEGSSRGWVRHNRVKVLQDRRFDYDGFGRLVRKRIGAHTELHCRYDALHRMTHASVIRAGRDGEPIRQVFRYRYDALGRRTAKEDDFGATRFVWEGLRLLQEGRGANTSTYVYEPGGYRPLARIDGAGALEPEHPAAALALVGEDPNADPAAGKVRSIPVTNGDASDAHHAVAGPVGATARWLAQREAAQEPEQPVSAKASAADPSQPPARIYYFHLQPNGLPEEMSDRDGHLVWRAQYRVWGSAVAEEWQAFDAAGRPVDAPVAETGIRSQSVAVPLPQNLRMQGQYLDRETGLHYNTFRYYDPDLGAFTTPDPIGLAGGVNLHQYAFNPMTWTDPLGWCRRGNAATKGHMDQVRDQFQVDNPTYNHSQGGRDVVTGAELPETYLPPLNGGRKGASYTDMTFTDAQGRTVYVQTVDKGSVNGMSQREWNNAVRITQQNPNAVVITVPKGSIPAAGTLDTSTMTSGTVTTR is encoded by the coding sequence ATGCCCAAGGCCGCCAGACTGCACGATCCGATCTCCCATACCTATGCCCGCGAGGGGCACGCGGCCGGTGCTGCTGCGGCCGTGGGCATCGAGTTCGGCGCCGCCGTGGCGATCGGCGCCGTAGTAGGAACGATCGCATGCCCCGGCCTGGGCACGGCGGCGGGGATCGCCATCGGCATAGGGGTGGCCCTGGCGTCATTCGTCGTCGCGCACGCTTTCTCGCTGGTGGGCGACTTCGTCCAATCCTTCGGCGAGGCCTTCGGGCGAAGTTTCAGCTCCGACTGCGGCACGCTCACCGCCACCGGATCGGCCACCGTGTTCATCAACGGCCAGCCGGCCATCCGAACCGGCCTGGACGTGGCCGAGTGCGCCAAGCACAGCATGCCGCCCAGCCTGGTGATCTTCGGCAGCGAAAACGTCTTCATCGACAGCTACCGCGCCGCGCGCGAAGGCGACTGCGTGGATTGCGAGGCCAAGATCAGCAAGGGCTCGGACGACGTCTTCATCGGCGGCGAGTCGGTTCCCATCGCGAACTTCCGCGTGCGCGAAGTGCCGCAGTCCGACCGCGATTTCGCCAGCAAGGCGCGCTTCTGGGCCGGCATCCTCGGCGGCGCCACCGGCGCGCTCAAGGCCGGCGTCAAGTGCTTCGGCATGGCGGTGCTCACCGGCGTGGCGGGCGCGAAGGTCATGGGCGAGATCATGCCGTCCTTCGACGGCGGGCATTCCACGGCAACCCGCTGGGGCGATGGGGCGGGCACGGGCCTGGGCAACTTCCTGCAAGGCAAGCCGGTGCACGTGGTGACCGGTGCCAAGGTGCTGCTGGGCGACGACGACACCGACTTCAGCCTGCCCGGTGTGTTGCCCATCGTGTGGCGCCGCACCTATGCGTCCTGCGATGCGCGCACGGGTGCGCTGGGCACAGGCTGGAGCCTGCCTTTCGGCGTGGAGCTGGTCTTCGAGGGCGGCAAGGCGCACTTCATCGACGAAGCAGGCCGCGACATCCCCTTCGACGACCTGCCCTCCGGCGGCCAGATGTTCAGCGTGCCCGAGGGCCTGCAGTTGAGCCGCGGGGAGAACGGCGCCTACTTCATCGGCATGCCCGCCATGGGCTGGATCTACTGCTTCGGCCAGCGCACCGGCGACAGCGACGGCGAGCGCCTCGGCCTGCTGCAATGGGCGGATTTCAACGGCAACACCATCGACTTCCACCGCGATGCCGACGGCGTGGTGCGGCACGTGACCGACAGCGCGGGCCACCGGCTCGCGCTGCGGTATGCCCAGGCGCAATCCGGCGGGCTGCGCCTCGTGCGGGTCGATCTCACCGCGGGCGGCCCGGCCGGCACGCTGGTCGAATACCGCTACGACGGCCACGGCCAGCTCGCACAGGTCATCGACCGCCTGGGCCGCTGCGTGCGGCGCTTCGATTGGGAAGGCACCACCCTCGTCGCGCAGACCTTCGCCAGCGGGCTCGTGGCCCGCTACCGCTGGGACCGGCCCGGCCCCGCAGGCCGCGTGGTGCACCACTGGCTGGAGGACGCGGCCCCGGGCCTGCCCGCCACCGCCTGGACCTTCGAATACGGCCTGCCCGGCGAGCGGCCCGGCGACCGGCGCACGCGCGTCACCGACCACCTCGGGCGCGTGCAGCTCTTCGACCACGACGCGGACCAGAACGTCACGCGCATCGAGGACCCGCTGGGGCAGGTGCAGCGCATGGAGTGGAACGGCCTGTGGCAACTGCTGGCCTGGACCCGCGCGGACGGCACCCGCTTCACCTTCGCCTACGACCGCCTGGGCAACCTGACCGGCGCCACCGACCCGCTGGGCCAGACCGCCCGGCTGGACTGGCACGAGCGCCTGCAGCGCGTGCGCGCGGCCACCGCCGTGGACGGCACCCGCTGGCACTACGCCTACGACGACCGCGGCAACCGCACGGAAGTGCTCGGCCCGCCGCTGGAGCCAGGCGCGCCGCCCCATATCCCGGGCGATGAGGGCGAGGCGCGCTGGCGCGAATCCACGCTGCACGGCCCGCGCGGCCTGCCCGTCGTCACCATCGACGCGAACGGCGGCCGCCAGCAGTGGGCCTGGGACGAACGCGCCCTGCTGGTGCGCCACACCGACTGCTCGGGCAAGGCCACGCGCTTCGAGTACGACGCCCACGGGTTCCTGAGATCGCGCACGGATGCGCTGGGGCAGACCACGCGCTACGTGCACGATGCGCTCGGCCGCCTGCTGTCCGTGACGCGGGCCGACGGCTCGGCGCAGCGCTACGGCTACGACGGCGCGGACCGGCTGGTTTGGGCGGGCGACTCCGGCCACCGGCTCACGCACTACCGCTACGACATCCACGGCAAGCTGCTGGCCCTGCAGTATCCCGGCGGCGGCGCCGTCCACCTGGGCTACGACGCCGCCCACCGCCTCGCCAGCCTCGTCGGCGAGAACGGCGCCACCTACCGCTTCGCCTACGACGCGGCCAACCGCATGGCGCAGGAGGCGCGCCCGGACGGCAGCCGCCGCTCCTTCGCGCACGATCCGCTCGGGCGCGTGGTGGCGATGCGCGAAGACCCCGGCGAGGACGACGTGATCGAGCAATCCATTGCCGGCCACGCGCCGGCCGCGCCGATCCAGACCGCCTACGAGCGCGACGCCATCGGCCGCCTCGTGGACAAGCGCGTGCAGGCGCTGGTGCGCTCGCCCTCGCCGCACGACCGCATCGCGCACCGCTTCGCCTACGACCGCATGAACCGGATCGTCCAGGCGCAGACGCTCGACGGCGAAACCCGGTCGCCCGCTCAGGTGCTGGAGTTCGGCTACAGCGCGCTGGGCGACCTCGTCTCGGAGTCTGCGCGGGACACCGATGCGGGCACGCACACCACGCTGCGCCACACGCACGACCCGCTGGGCAACCGCCTGTCCACCGAACTGCCGGACGGGCGCGTGTTGCGCCAGTTGCATTACGGCAGTGGCCATGTCCACCAGATCAGCCTGGACGGCGTCGTGGTGGCTGACATCGAACGGGACGACCTGCACCGCGAGGTGCTACGCACCCAGGGGCGCTGGGCGAGCCGCTGGGCCTACGACCCGCTGGGCCGGCAGCGCGCGCAGTGGACCCAGTCGGCGGGCCTGCGCGTGTCGAGCGACTGGGCGGGGCGGGTGGACGACGGCGCATCCATGCCGTGGGGCGCCAGTGCATCGGACGGCCTGCGCAAGCAATGGGACTACGACGCCTCGGGCGAGCTGGCGCGCACGCGCCACAGCCGCAACGGCGAGACCCGCTACCGCTACGACCCGGCCGGCCATGTGCTCTCGGCCACGCTGCAGGCCCTGGGGAGCGCTGGCACGGCATCGCCCGCGCTGCGGCAGGCGCTGCACGAGGTCTTCCACTACGACCCCGCCGGCAACCGGCTGGATGCGCCCGTGTCCCAAGGTGGGCAAGGCGCCGAGGGCAGCAGCCGGGGCTGGGTGCGCCACAACCGCGTGAAGGTGCTGCAGGACAGGCGCTTCGACTACGACGGCTTCGGCCGGCTGGTGCGCAAGCGCATCGGCGCGCACACCGAACTGCACTGCCGCTACGACGCACTGCATCGCATGACCCATGCCTCGGTGATCCGCGCGGGCCGCGACGGCGAGCCCATCCGGCAGGTGTTCCGCTACCGCTACGACGCCCTGGGCCGGCGCACCGCCAAGGAGGACGACTTCGGCGCGACGCGCTTCGTGTGGGAAGGCCTGCGGCTCCTGCAGGAAGGCCGGGGCGCGAACACCAGCACCTACGTGTACGAGCCGGGGGGCTACCGGCCGCTGGCGCGCATCGACGGGGCCGGCGCCCTGGAGCCCGAACACCCGGCGGCGGCGCTCGCGCTGGTGGGGGAGGATCCGAATGCCGACCCGGCGGCGGGCAAGGTGCGCTCCATCCCCGTCACCAACGGGGACGCGAGCGATGCGCACCATGCCGTGGCGGGCCCGGTGGGTGCGACCGCGCGCTGGCTGGCGCAGCGGGAGGCAGCACAGGAGCCGGAGCAGCCGGTGAGCGCCAAAGCTTCTGCCGCCGACCCATCGCAACCCCCGGCGCGCATCTACTACTTCCACCTCCAGCCCAACGGCCTGCCCGAGGAAATGAGCGACCGCGACGGCCACCTCGTCTGGCGGGCGCAGTACCGCGTCTGGGGCAGCGCCGTCGCCGAGGAATGGCAGGCGTTCGATGCGGCAGGCCGGCCGGTGGATGCGCCCGTCGCGGAAACGGGCATCCGCTCGCAATCCGTCGCCGTGCCGCTACCGCAGAACCTGCGCATGCAGGGCCAGTACCTGGACCGCGAAACCGGGCTGCACTACAACACCTTCCGGTACTACGACCCCGACCTGGGGGCCTTCACCACGCCCGACCCCATCGGGCTGGCCGGCGGGGTGAATCTCCACCAATATGCGTTCAATCCGATGACCTGGACCGATCCGCTGGGGTGGTGCCGACGGGGGAATGCCGCGACCAAGGGGCATATGGATCAAGTGCGGGATCAGTTTCAAGTCGATAACCCCACATACAACCATTCGCAGGGCGGGCGTGACGTGGTAACGGGAGCCGAACTTCCAGAAACTTATCTTCCCCCTCTCAATGGCGGACGCAAAGGTGCTTCCTACACCGATATGACATTCACAGACGCCCAGGGTCGAACTGTCTACGTACAGACCGTGGACAAAGGCAGTGTCAATGGGATGAGTCAGCGTGAATGGAATAATGCTGTGCGCATTACCCAGCAGAATCCTAATGCGGTTGTTATCACCGTCCCGAAGGGAAGTATTCCTGCCGCAGGAACACTGGATACTTCCACCATGACTTCCGGAACCGTCACAACAAGGTAA
- a CDS encoding DUF1795 domain-containing protein, with product MQYHLQEATFDLPEGSFIDRSVNVLVFGDPALPFSVVITRDYFDEGGSVEQLLREQVKALATSGKQFRELEFGTTYLPLNAPPGAPSSGGAHNAAGAYVTYTKQGHPIHQKVVLAEMPGRRALVVTGTHAGPWKDVHLAHWASVLHSLRLRA from the coding sequence ATGCAGTACCACCTCCAGGAAGCCACCTTCGACCTGCCCGAGGGCAGCTTCATCGACCGCAGCGTGAACGTGCTGGTCTTCGGCGATCCGGCCCTGCCTTTCAGCGTGGTCATCACGCGCGACTACTTCGATGAGGGCGGAAGTGTCGAGCAACTGCTGCGCGAGCAGGTCAAGGCGCTGGCCACCTCGGGCAAGCAGTTCAGGGAACTGGAATTCGGCACGACCTATCTGCCGTTGAATGCGCCGCCCGGCGCACCCTCTTCCGGCGGGGCGCACAACGCCGCGGGTGCCTATGTCACCTACACCAAGCAGGGCCACCCCATCCACCAGAAGGTCGTGCTCGCGGAGATGCCAGGGCGCCGCGCACTGGTGGTGACCGGCACCCATGCCGGGCCGTGGAAAGACGTACACCTCGCGCACTGGGCCTCCGTCCTGCACAGCCTGCGCCTGCGCGCCTGA
- a CDS encoding type VI secretion system Vgr family protein — protein MTRRVTIKTPVGESLHFREMRGREGLSEVYSLDIDLQSESREVDPKALLGKNATVVVETEGGGRRYIDGIVTRFGMQGQDHRYYSYRLRLQPWVWLASRKSDFRIFQNKSVPQIIEEVLGVYGYPLDKKLSRSYRTWDYCVQYGESDLQFVSRLMEHEGIYYYHQHSAGQHTLTLADDIVASHEPLAGAAVIPFYPPEKAAAADRENIHAWELFEEIKSGRYYNDDYDFKKPRADLANMRQMPPGHSHDAHETYEWPGGYTEFGDGEAYARVRLQGNLSGRSTVRGESRHRALAPGYTFTLENYPRGDQNQPYLLTAVEYHFRENPRASAAVPGEAGSEQEEGSFQRFVLQAQPTSVPYTPERVTPKPKTTGPQTAVVVGPPGEEIWPDQYGRVKVQFHWDREGRFDEQSSCWIRVSQGWAGQNYGSIYLPRIGQEVVVDFLNGDPDYPLITGRVYNADQMPPWKLPDHKTQSGTLTHWSKGGGGASMLRFEDKKGMEHLELSNTYGNTYLNMGYLMHQGSGSQRGYGFELRTDLWGSIRADKGLLITTYPQDFTSLVSVNNPDGFDQLGAGLAGTASLMQQAAQAAQALDANIGALNSLKTSHMMELGAGVAAMTGGQAASATLSKAAAALSAFQGGGGSGGGAPEAALPSDTDPAMPQSQALRELSRDITQPIVSIVSPQGHTMVSPKPIVISSGQSASMHATQHITVSSGAQLTQLAKAGMLTHVSEGGQRTTVGAGDIATDAQTGHLNLTAQQNATLASRTDTATVVGQQNVNLQATDDSVLVKAGQHIRLQAGATVTLTAGEGASITLTSDGKVEIRGKNGLIELSDVLTVLGKPVNIN, from the coding sequence ATGACACGTCGAGTCACCATAAAAACGCCGGTAGGGGAATCGCTGCATTTCCGGGAGATGCGGGGCCGGGAGGGGCTGAGCGAGGTGTACAGCCTGGACATCGACCTGCAAAGCGAGAGCCGGGAGGTGGATCCGAAGGCGCTTTTGGGCAAGAACGCGACGGTGGTGGTGGAGACGGAGGGCGGTGGGCGGCGCTACATCGACGGGATCGTGACGCGGTTCGGGATGCAGGGGCAGGACCACCGGTACTACTCGTACCGGCTGAGGCTGCAGCCGTGGGTGTGGCTGGCGTCGCGCAAGAGCGACTTCCGGATATTCCAGAACAAGAGCGTGCCGCAGATCATCGAGGAGGTACTGGGGGTCTACGGCTATCCGCTGGACAAGAAACTCAGCCGCAGCTACCGCACGTGGGATTACTGCGTGCAATATGGGGAGAGCGACCTGCAGTTCGTCTCGCGGCTGATGGAGCACGAGGGGATCTATTACTACCACCAGCACAGTGCGGGGCAGCACACGCTGACGCTGGCCGATGACATCGTGGCCTCGCACGAGCCGCTGGCGGGGGCGGCGGTGATCCCGTTCTATCCGCCGGAGAAGGCGGCGGCGGCGGACCGGGAGAACATCCACGCGTGGGAGCTCTTCGAGGAGATCAAGTCGGGGCGGTACTACAACGACGACTACGACTTCAAGAAGCCCCGTGCGGACCTGGCGAACATGCGGCAGATGCCGCCGGGGCACAGCCACGACGCGCACGAGACCTACGAGTGGCCGGGCGGGTACACGGAATTCGGCGACGGGGAGGCGTACGCGCGGGTGCGGCTGCAGGGCAACCTCTCGGGGCGCAGCACGGTGCGTGGGGAGTCGCGCCACCGGGCGCTGGCGCCGGGCTACACGTTCACGCTGGAGAACTACCCGCGCGGGGACCAGAACCAGCCCTACCTGCTCACGGCGGTGGAGTACCACTTCCGGGAGAACCCGCGGGCGAGCGCGGCGGTGCCCGGGGAGGCGGGCAGCGAGCAGGAGGAAGGCTCCTTCCAGCGCTTCGTGCTGCAGGCGCAGCCCACGAGCGTGCCGTACACGCCCGAGCGGGTGACGCCCAAACCGAAGACCACGGGCCCGCAGACGGCGGTGGTCGTGGGCCCGCCGGGCGAGGAGATCTGGCCGGACCAGTACGGGCGGGTGAAGGTGCAGTTCCACTGGGACCGGGAGGGCAGGTTCGACGAGCAGTCGAGCTGCTGGATCCGCGTCTCGCAGGGCTGGGCGGGGCAGAACTACGGCAGCATCTACCTGCCGCGCATCGGGCAGGAAGTGGTGGTGGACTTCCTCAATGGGGACCCGGACTACCCGCTCATCACGGGGCGGGTGTACAACGCCGACCAGATGCCGCCGTGGAAGCTGCCCGACCACAAGACGCAGTCGGGCACGCTCACGCACTGGAGCAAGGGCGGCGGTGGCGCGAGCATGCTGCGCTTCGAGGACAAGAAGGGCATGGAGCACCTGGAGCTGTCCAACACCTACGGCAACACGTACCTGAACATGGGGTACCTGATGCACCAGGGCTCGGGCTCGCAGCGCGGCTACGGCTTCGAGCTGCGCACGGACCTGTGGGGCTCGATCCGCGCGGACAAGGGCCTCCTGATCACCACCTATCCGCAGGACTTCACTTCCCTGGTCTCGGTGAACAACCCCGATGGCTTCGACCAACTGGGCGCGGGGCTCGCCGGCACGGCTTCGCTCATGCAGCAAGCCGCTCAGGCGGCGCAGGCGCTGGACGCGAACATCGGCGCGCTCAACTCGCTCAAGACCTCGCACATGATGGAATTGGGCGCCGGCGTCGCGGCCATGACGGGCGGCCAGGCCGCGTCGGCGACGCTGTCGAAGGCGGCGGCCGCGCTCTCGGCCTTCCAGGGCGGTGGGGGCAGCGGCGGCGGTGCGCCGGAAGCGGCCCTGCCGTCCGACACCGATCCGGCCATGCCGCAGTCGCAGGCGCTGCGCGAACTCTCGCGCGACATCACGCAGCCCATCGTCTCCATCGTGAGCCCGCAGGGCCACACGATGGTCAGCCCCAAGCCCATCGTCATCAGCTCGGGACAGAGCGCGTCGATGCACGCCACGCAGCACATCACCGTCTCCAGCGGCGCGCAGCTCACTCAGCTCGCCAAGGCCGGCATGCTGACGCACGTCTCCGAAGGCGGGCAGCGCACCACCGTGGGCGCGGGCGACATCGCCACCGACGCGCAGACGGGTCACCTGAACCTCACGGCCCAGCAGAACGCGACCCTGGCCTCGCGCACCGACACCGCCACCGTCGTGGGCCAGCAGAACGTCAACCTGCAGGCCACCGACGACTCGGTGCTCGTCAAGGCGGGCCAGCACATCCGCCTGCAGGCCGGGGCCACGGTCACGCTCACCGCGGGCGAGGGCGCTTCCATCACCCTCACCAGCGACGGCAAGGTGGAGATCCGCGGCAAGAACGGGCTCATCGAACTCTCGGACGTGCTCACCGTGCTGGGCAAGCCCGTCAACATTAACTGA